The sequence AGTAACCAATTGTCTATTAGCTCCTCTTCTGAAAAGGCTCTACTGAGTTTTAGACCGTTTAGTACATCATACTTTACAGGGATGAAGGCGACTATTGTTATTCTCTGAAATATGTCGACAAGATTGAGGGCAGTTTCCAGCATCAGAACTTTTACATCATCAATTATGCAAGTTGTAAGTAGTGTTTAACTGGTCTTGGTGTCAACTTTTCCTGTATAATTCAGCAGTGTGAAGATAATACTGGCACCACTTAGAGATGTAACCACTGAGCTGATTATCCTAAATTGAGACTATGATAACAGCAAGGTTTAGTGACCCTTCTGGACGACCAACGAATGCTCCAGTTAAAGAAGACCCATTTTGTCTCAAGCAAAAATAAAAATTATCACGCCTGCGATTTTGGTCAAAACGCTTATATATTAAATACTTAAATATTTTACATAAAAAATTCTGGTGATGAAAAGTTTGGAACAAGCGGTGAAGATAGGTGAAGGACCTGAACTACCCATCAAGGAGCTGCCGGATCCAGGGCCTACAACCTTCAGGAATTTCATCAAGTGGATCGGTCCAGGGGTCATCCTAGGATCTCTTGCGACAGGAGGATATGAAGGTCAATATGCACCGTGGATAAGCTCATTGCCTGGGGGTATCAATACGATGTGGCTCTGCACAGTGGGTCTAATACTTTCAGGACTGATGTTCACAGCCGCATCAAGATATACTATGGCAACAGGGGAGACCTTCTTCCGTGGAGTATGTAGGATCAAACCTGGCTGGTTATGGGGACCCGTAGCTTTCATTACCCTCTACTTGGTATTCTTATGGCCTGCGTGGGTTGCGCTTGCAGGAGCTAGTTTCGCAACACTCTTCGGTGGAAATACAGTCCACTGGACATGGGCTCTCACAGCCCTAGGCTACATCATACTTGTCTTCTCAAAATATGTCTACAGGATTGTAGAAGCCTTCATGACCATTGTATTGATTCTGACTAGTGTTGCCGTTGTGGTTTTCACAGTTGCAGCAGGTCCAAACATCTGGGGCCAAGCAGCTTTCGGATTCTTCCTAGGTTGGCTGGTGCAGAATCCATACGCACTCACCGTCCCAGTCCTCGGCGGGGCGGCAGCAATGGTCGGAAACCATGTCTTCCAGCAACTGAGTCCGGTATGCCACTCAGGATTCTATACTCTCCAGATGAGAGAGAAAGGCTATGGAATGTCAAGATACTTCGGACATGTTACAGGTCTTGCGTATAAACCTGAAGACATAGCTATTCACGGCTACGCCTTTAACCATAAAGATTCAAAAGAGATTGAGAAGTGGAAGAGATGGCTCACAATCAACCGTTGGGAAGTGTGGCTTATCTATGTGCTCTGGGGTTGTTTCATATTCACCTTCCTCTACTGTCTATCTGGCCTACTCCTTCTGGAGGCTGGACAGAAAGTTCCAGCAGCACAGATTCCAGTCACAATAGGCAAAGGCTTCGGGGCAAAATATGGCACTCTAGTTGGCCAATTCTTCTTCTTCACAGTTGGTCTATCATTCTACGACGCCGTCATCGGGGTCAGCGACTCGATAAGTAGGGCATTCACGGAAGTTGTCTGGGCCCTATCCAAACGTGCAAGGTCAAGAAGCTATAGATTCTGGTACTACGCGTTCCTGACTTTTCTCGTCATAGTTTACGTGATATTGACACCATACAAGCAGCCGACTGAGCTTTGGCTGATAGGAATGGCCAGTATAGGCGTAGCAGGAATAGTTCTGTTCCCAATGCTCTACTATCTCACAGAGAGGCTTCTTCCGGAGGAGCTTAGGGCAAAAGGTCTATATGGAGCGGCAGAGAAAGCTGGACTCATTATCTCATTCATACTCGCATGCACGATTGGAGTCTACTGGCTCTGGCAGACACTGGTAGACCTAATGAAATGACATCTGAATCTGCGAATAGAATAGCTGGCGCACTTACAGGGCTGACTATAGGAGTAGTGTCCCTGTCGGTGGCTCATCTTGGACTCCCCAATCTCTTTCCTTTCTATTTTATTCCTGCATGGTTAGCGATCTCAGGGTTCCTCCACGGTTACATCTTTGAATCAAAAATTTTAAACAAAATTCCAGTGCCTGTAAATAGCTGCTTATTCTGGGCTGTAGCATTCCCGGTTTACAAGACTCTCTTTGACATAGCATCCATAGCCATATTCAGCTACGATGCGATTCAATTTCTATCGGTGTTATTGTGGTGGGTCATCGCCGGATTCATGTTTGGAATACCTTTCTCCATGCTAAACAATTACGCTTCAAAATTGGTTGCCAAAATGATCAGTATGAAACAATAGGTGAGATGTTGCTCTTCAGTAGCCTTTATGACTCGATCCGTATTGTTACGTTGACTTATCTTCAATTATTTTAGCCTTAAGGCACAATAATAGATCCTACTATACAACCTGCGGCCCATAATGCCTTCCCAATCTACTGTAGAAGGAAAATAACCATTGTATATATACATGATGACGTTAGGGTGTTACCAAGCACTACATCAAGTCTGACCCAAAACATTTTTGGCCCTGCAGACAGGCGTCTAGAATATCCTGCGTCGACCGAATAATCGAGAGGATTGTTTAAGGTGAATATTTCACTCATCGGCGTCGGCGTTCAAGGCTCAGCCATTCTATCAACTCTGAGAGGGATCTATGAAATTTCTAGGATAGATTGTGCGGATCTGAACATAGCGAGGGCGAGACGAGTCAAGTCTAGATTGAAAGATGACAGGATCCGTTGTTTAAGGGTTGACGCTAGTAACTTGCATAGTCTCTTGAAGGTTTTGAAGAGAGCCGATATCGTGATCAATGCAACCCTGCCAAAGTTCAACCGTAAAATAATGGAGGCTGCCCTCAAATGTGGTGCCCACTACATAGACTTGGCCTCAGACGACCCTCTAGGAGAGTTGGAGTTAAAAGACAGGTGGGTTGACGCGGGGCTGACCGCCGCAATAACTCAGGGAGGCCCATTCACATTGAATGCGCCAGTAAGGGCCGTGGCCGAGAGTATGGATGTAGTCCGTGAGATAAGGCTCAGGCATGGATGGAGGAGAGCAGACAGTGAGCCTGTGCCAGTCTGGTCTCCTAGCTGGTGCCCCGAGGTCGCACTCTCAGAATGGGAGAGTAGTCCGGTAATATATAGGGGTGGCGTATATGAGAAGGCTCCCACATTCTCAGGCATGGAAGATTACCATTTCCCTGGGCCTCTTGGACAGTTAACCGTTTGCCATGTCGATTACGAGCCTGTATACACCCTTCCAAGATTTATCGATAAGGGCCTGAACTATGTCGACTGTAAGATACCTCCTGACCTTATCGCAGGATCATTGATAAAGATGGGTCTTGCAAGCAGAAAGACCGTAAAAGTCAAGGGTGTCAAGGTTGCTCCAAGAGATCTTCTGTTGACCCTCCTACCTCACCCTGCAGACATATATGAGATCGGTAACCCATATCCAAACGTTCATTTATGCTATCTGGGAGAGATCGAAGGCGAGAGGAAAGGTGTTAGAATCTTACATAAAGTTTACAGGTTGACCAGCGCCTCGGAGAATGTTGAGAAGTATGGTGTCAGGTGGGCTGATGTCTCCGTCCCTGTCGCTGTGGTCACTCTCATGCTGATCAGTGGTGAAATTGAACCTGGCATCTACCCCCCTGAAGGTTTACCGCAACAATTTCTGAAGAATCTCGCCGACTGGGGTTTTGAGTTTCAAAATGTCGAATACAACATATAATGAGGGCGACGTCGCAGAGACATATATGTGTAGGCGAGATCTCAGTAAGAACTAAATTCACATCAAGATAGAATATTGTGGAGAGAATAGGGTTGGATGTTCAGACTGTGCTTGACAAGATATTGAACGGTGTTACAGTCGTAACCTCCAAGGCAGGGAGTAAGATAAACGGTTTGACCATAGCCTGGGCCACTCAAGTATCCTTTCAACCTCCGATAGTAGCCGTGAGCGTTGGAAAGACAAGGTATACTCATGATATGATACAGAGCTCGAGGATCTTCGCTGTCAATATTTTGCATGAAGGGCAGGTTGAGGTCGCCAGGCTCTTCGGCCTGCAATCGGGGAGGGACATAGACAAGTTCGCCACTATTCCATATGAGACAAAAGTCACTGGCGCACCTATACTCAAAGATTGCCTAGCTTATCTTGACTGTGAAGTTGAGAGGGCCATTCCTGTTGGAGACCACACACTATTCGCTGGCAGAATAGTTGATGCAAATATTAAGGCAGATAAGAAGCCCTTGGCCTATAATCCAGACGATTACTGGTGAATCATCCAAAGTATAATTAGTCGACTTGCTTTTATTTACACTCCATTAACCACTAGGCTACTTCCTAAACGTTAGATGCGTGTAGGATACTTTCTGAAAGTAGATTCATAAAAAAGAATTCAGGGTGAGACTTTAACTTCTCTCCTTGCCTCCCATAACCCATGCAAGTTGCAGTATTCCACCACGTATAATGTTCCGCTCTTGCTGAGTTTCAAAGTCAACCTGACCTCAGGCTCACTGTACAGTGGAGCAAGGTTGACACTTGACAGGAGTATTGGATTAAAAGGCCTACCATCCTCATAGAAGTAAACTTCTATCCTTCTTATTGAATGTTCAACCGTATTTGGATGTGGACCTACAGTCACTCTGACCTCGAAGGGCTTACCTGAAGTGGCTGTGTCAGGCAAATCTATTCTTGGCGTATGAGACTCAACCTTACTTATCGCCTCGCCGGTGGCCGACTCAGGAGTATAGATAAGTTTTCCGAAGGGTTCCATACAGTTCACCGTTCCATAATACTTGCTCAAACTATGTAAACTTGACGGCCGAACAAACATATTTGGATTCTAAGTCGACAGAGGAAATAATAATAGGAACGCCAAAATATTATTATCATACAATAAAGGTGGAGGTTAATAGTTTGCCCATAGATCCAGACTTTCAGAAGAAGTTGAAACCAACCGGAGAACATTCGGGCCACAAGGTTTGGGGCGATGTGAAGCCACCTGAGAAGCTCGGTATACATGGAACGAATGTGGCTGTTGACTTTGACTCCTGCAACGGGGACGGTGTCTGTATATCAGTCTGTCCTGTATCGGTCTTCGAATGGACTGGTACCCCGGGCCATCCCCTCTCAGAGAAGAAGTCAGATCCAGTAAATGAATCAGCTTGCATACAGTGTATGGCCTGTGAGATGCAGTGTCCAACCAAGGCGATAAAGGTGACCCCTCCGTAAAACTCTTGTAATCCTTCTCGGAACAGTGGTCATCACTTTTTTGTATTAAACTAATGTCGATAAGCATCTAAATCGATAACTCGCCTACAGAAATATAATCAATTTCTGGATATATAAGCCGCGTAAAAGTTCCTGATAATTCCATCCAACCTGAACATCTTAGGTATGAACATAGGAACTTTTTCAGCATACTCTCTATATTCGTCCTTGAACGTAGCTTCCAACGAAGCCTCTTCCTCCTTAGCCAACCTATAATATGAAACTGTCAAGAATGGCCATATCGCAGATGTGATAAGGGTTGGCCAATGGATCAGCCACCCCAATGTCACAAGTATAAAACCCAAGTATTGAGGGTGCCTGACCCACCCGTAGACCCCAGATTCCACAAGCCTACCTCGAGCCAAATATACAGCCTTCCATCCGGCGACGATCAAATATAATCCAAAAGCCAGAATAGCGAAGCCCAGCACGAAGCCTAGGACTCCCAGCAAATGTCCCCTCCAGTATGTATAAGGTAAACCTCCAAAATAGGCGGATAACATGTAAACTGTCAGGGGGATACCGTACATCTCAAAAAATAGGGATGTTATGAAACCGAGATACAGCCCTCCCACCCTCCTCACATGCTTATTTCTGAAAGAGAGTGAGAGGAGAAACACTGAGAATATGGTGATGTC is a genomic window of Candidatus Bathyarchaeota archaeon containing:
- a CDS encoding Nramp family divalent metal transporter, with protein sequence MKSLEQAVKIGEGPELPIKELPDPGPTTFRNFIKWIGPGVILGSLATGGYEGQYAPWISSLPGGINTMWLCTVGLILSGLMFTAASRYTMATGETFFRGVCRIKPGWLWGPVAFITLYLVFLWPAWVALAGASFATLFGGNTVHWTWALTALGYIILVFSKYVYRIVEAFMTIVLILTSVAVVVFTVAAGPNIWGQAAFGFFLGWLVQNPYALTVPVLGGAAAMVGNHVFQQLSPVCHSGFYTLQMREKGYGMSRYFGHVTGLAYKPEDIAIHGYAFNHKDSKEIEKWKRWLTINRWEVWLIYVLWGCFIFTFLYCLSGLLLLEAGQKVPAAQIPVTIGKGFGAKYGTLVGQFFFFTVGLSFYDAVIGVSDSISRAFTEVVWALSKRARSRSYRFWYYAFLTFLVIVYVILTPYKQPTELWLIGMASIGVAGIVLFPMLYYLTERLLPEELRAKGLYGAAEKAGLIISFILACTIGVYWLWQTLVDLMK
- a CDS encoding saccharopine dehydrogenase NADP-binding domain-containing protein; this encodes MNISLIGVGVQGSAILSTLRGIYEISRIDCADLNIARARRVKSRLKDDRIRCLRVDASNLHSLLKVLKRADIVINATLPKFNRKIMEAALKCGAHYIDLASDDPLGELELKDRWVDAGLTAAITQGGPFTLNAPVRAVAESMDVVREIRLRHGWRRADSEPVPVWSPSWCPEVALSEWESSPVIYRGGVYEKAPTFSGMEDYHFPGPLGQLTVCHVDYEPVYTLPRFIDKGLNYVDCKIPPDLIAGSLIKMGLASRKTVKVKGVKVAPRDLLLTLLPHPADIYEIGNPYPNVHLCYLGEIEGERKGVRILHKVYRLTSASENVEKYGVRWADVSVPVAVVTLMLISGEIEPGIYPPEGLPQQFLKNLADWGFEFQNVEYNI
- a CDS encoding flavin reductase produces the protein MERIGLDVQTVLDKILNGVTVVTSKAGSKINGLTIAWATQVSFQPPIVAVSVGKTRYTHDMIQSSRIFAVNILHEGQVEVARLFGLQSGRDIDKFATIPYETKVTGAPILKDCLAYLDCEVERAIPVGDHTLFAGRIVDANIKADKKPLAYNPDDYW
- a CDS encoding class II SORL domain-containing protein, with translation MEPFGKLIYTPESATGEAISKVESHTPRIDLPDTATSGKPFEVRVTVGPHPNTVEHSIRRIEVYFYEDGRPFNPILLSSVNLAPLYSEPEVRLTLKLSKSGTLYVVEYCNLHGLWEARREVKVSP
- a CDS encoding ferredoxin family protein produces the protein MPIDPDFQKKLKPTGEHSGHKVWGDVKPPEKLGIHGTNVAVDFDSCNGDGVCISVCPVSVFEWTGTPGHPLSEKKSDPVNESACIQCMACEMQCPTKAIKVTPP
- a CDS encoding isoprenylcysteine carboxylmethyltransferase family protein, with the translated sequence MLEYEYFNRWDIVIVDITIFSVFLLSLSFRNKHVRRVGGLYLGFITSLFFEMYGIPLTVYMLSAYFGGLPYTYWRGHLLGVLGFVLGFAILAFGLYLIVAGWKAVYLARGRLVESGVYGWVRHPQYLGFILVTLGWLIHWPTLITSAIWPFLTVSYYRLAKEEEASLEATFKDEYREYAEKVPMFIPKMFRLDGIIRNFYAAYISRN